Proteins encoded in a region of the Carassius gibelio isolate Cgi1373 ecotype wild population from Czech Republic chromosome B5, carGib1.2-hapl.c, whole genome shotgun sequence genome:
- the rgs3a gene encoding regulator of G-protein signaling 3a isoform X4: protein MAKDMKNRLAFLRRRNESPGSSPVGKLDKSMKSVKPTPEEAMKWGESLDKLLIHKYGLAAFRAFLRTEFSEENLDFWLTCEDYKKIKSQSKMTSKAKKIFAEFIAIQSCKEVNLDSYTREHTKENLQNIDRSCFDLAQRRIYGLMEKDSYPRFLRSELYMDLVNQKKPSTTSTSSSS from the exons AT GGCCAAAGACATGAAGAACCGACTCGCTTTCCTGAGGAGGAGGAATGAGTCTCCCGGAAGCAGCCCAGTCGGCAAGCTCGACAAATCCATGAAGTCTGTCAA GCCCACTCCAGAAGAGGCAATGAAGTGGGGAGAATCTTTGGACAAGCTGCTCATCCACAAAT ATGGGCTGGCGGCGTTTAGAGCTTTCTTGCGCACAGAGTTCAGTGAAGAGAATCTGGATTTCTGGCTGACCTGTGAGGATTACAAGAAGATCAAATCACAGTCCAAGATGACATCAAAAGCTAAGAAAATCTTTGCGGAATTCATTGCCATCCAGTCCTGTAAGGAG GTGAATCTGGATTCCTACACCAGGGAACATACTAAAGAAAACTTGCAAAACATTGATCGCTCTTGCTTCGACCTGGCCCAGAGGAGGATATATGGCCTGATGGAGAAAGACTCGTACCCTCGATTTCTGCGTTCAGAACTCTACATGGACTTAGTGAATCAAAAGAAACCCAGCACCACATCGACATCCTCCTCCTCCTAa
- the rgs3a gene encoding regulator of G-protein signaling 3a isoform X5 — protein MKNRLAFLRRRNESPGSSPVGKLDKSMKSVKPTPEEAMKWGESLDKLLIHKYGLAAFRAFLRTEFSEENLDFWLTCEDYKKIKSQSKMTSKAKKIFAEFIAIQSCKEVNLDSYTREHTKENLQNIDRSCFDLAQRRIYGLMEKDSYPRFLRSELYMDLVNQKKPSTTSTSSSS, from the exons ATGAAGAACCGACTCGCTTTCCTGAGGAGGAGGAATGAGTCTCCCGGAAGCAGCCCAGTCGGCAAGCTCGACAAATCCATGAAGTCTGTCAA GCCCACTCCAGAAGAGGCAATGAAGTGGGGAGAATCTTTGGACAAGCTGCTCATCCACAAAT ATGGGCTGGCGGCGTTTAGAGCTTTCTTGCGCACAGAGTTCAGTGAAGAGAATCTGGATTTCTGGCTGACCTGTGAGGATTACAAGAAGATCAAATCACAGTCCAAGATGACATCAAAAGCTAAGAAAATCTTTGCGGAATTCATTGCCATCCAGTCCTGTAAGGAG GTGAATCTGGATTCCTACACCAGGGAACATACTAAAGAAAACTTGCAAAACATTGATCGCTCTTGCTTCGACCTGGCCCAGAGGAGGATATATGGCCTGATGGAGAAAGACTCGTACCCTCGATTTCTGCGTTCAGAACTCTACATGGACTTAGTGAATCAAAAGAAACCCAGCACCACATCGACATCCTCCTCCTCCTAa
- the rgs3a gene encoding regulator of G-protein signaling 3a isoform X3, translated as MVDFSEKYLERAKDMKNRLAFLRRRNESPGSSPVGKLDKSMKSVKPTPEEAMKWGESLDKLLIHKYGLAAFRAFLRTEFSEENLDFWLTCEDYKKIKSQSKMTSKAKKIFAEFIAIQSCKEVNLDSYTREHTKENLQNIDRSCFDLAQRRIYGLMEKDSYPRFLRSELYMDLVNQKKPSTTSTSSSS; from the exons ATGGTGGATTTCTCTGAGAAGTACCTTGAAAG GGCCAAAGACATGAAGAACCGACTCGCTTTCCTGAGGAGGAGGAATGAGTCTCCCGGAAGCAGCCCAGTCGGCAAGCTCGACAAATCCATGAAGTCTGTCAA GCCCACTCCAGAAGAGGCAATGAAGTGGGGAGAATCTTTGGACAAGCTGCTCATCCACAAAT ATGGGCTGGCGGCGTTTAGAGCTTTCTTGCGCACAGAGTTCAGTGAAGAGAATCTGGATTTCTGGCTGACCTGTGAGGATTACAAGAAGATCAAATCACAGTCCAAGATGACATCAAAAGCTAAGAAAATCTTTGCGGAATTCATTGCCATCCAGTCCTGTAAGGAG GTGAATCTGGATTCCTACACCAGGGAACATACTAAAGAAAACTTGCAAAACATTGATCGCTCTTGCTTCGACCTGGCCCAGAGGAGGATATATGGCCTGATGGAGAAAGACTCGTACCCTCGATTTCTGCGTTCAGAACTCTACATGGACTTAGTGAATCAAAAGAAACCCAGCACCACATCGACATCCTCCTCCTCCTAa